The Bacteroidota bacterium genome segment GACTACCTGACTCAAATAGCTACCTGGCCCGATTTTATCCGTTCGGAAAAACAATGGGATTTTACCAAATCATGGCATTACATAAGTGTTGATTCAGGCAGAACAGTACAACAGGTACTTGACTCTACTGAAAAAATAGCCGGTGTAGACAATGTAATTGAAGCCATTGATTTAATGAAACGCATTTTAAAAAACGATGCTGCAGCTACCAAATACTTACAAGACTTAGTTGATAAAAACCAAGCATCGCTGTTATCAAACTCCATTAAAGCTACAGCATTGGCTTTCTTGGTTCACTTTATTGGCGACATTCACCAACCTATGCACGTAGGTAAAACCAGCGACTTAGGCGGCAATACCATCAGTGTTTTATTCTTTTCCGACAAAACCAATTTACATTCCGTTTGGGATGGAGGCATTATTGAACAACAACAACTAAGCTTTAGCGAGTTTGCTGCCTTTGTAAACAAAGATCAGATGCCCAATAAAAAGATTTGCGAGAAAGACCCGGTTACCTTATGGGCAACAGAATCAATATTGGTGCGCAATAAAATTTATACAGCCCTGTATGCTGCCAGTATTGACAAGAAAACCGAACTACCTGTATTATCCTACCAATACATACATGATTTTATAAGCCCTGTTGAACAACGCTTAGGAGCCGCAGGTTTCCGCGCAGCTTATGTAATGAATGAACTCTTTAAATAATACCGCTGCTATCAATCTGCTTAAATTAAAATACTGCTGCTTTATTGTATGGCTTATAAGCTCATTTAATAGTGCAGCGCAGCAACAAAGCATTAGCATACAAAGTAAATTATTGTATGCTAAACAAGTTTTAAAGCTAAACCAATGGCTTTATAATAGCCCGCATACTGATAGCATCATGCTTACCAATGTGCAGTTTTATTTATCAAAAATAGAACTGTTGAACAATGGTAAAATAGTATGGCAAGAACCCAACAGCTACCATTTACTATCGGCTGACGATTCTAACTCATTACGTATACAACTTTCAACTCCTGCTAACATACCCTTTACCAGTATCCGCTTTCATATTGGTATAGACAGTGTCACCAATTATGCCGGAGCACAAGGAGGCGATTTGGATCCCACAAAAGGTATGTACTGGACCTGGCAAAACGGATACATCAATTGTAAGCTGGAAGGTAAAAGCACGCAATGCAATACCCGATACAATGAATTTACTTTTCATATAGGCGGTTACCTGTTTCCGGACAATGCATTGCAAACAGTTAATATTCCTTGTAACAACACAAACACTGTTGATTTAAATATTGATATAACAAAATGGTTTGATGGTATTGATTTAAGCAAACAAAACCATGTGATGTCACCCGGCCAGGAAGCTGTTCTGCTGGCAAACAAACTAGTTACCTTATTCAGCATTCCACAAAAATGAAAAATAAAGTATTTATTTTTATTGGTTTATGCCTGTTTCTGTTTGCCTTTACTGCTAAGGAAAAAGCATTGTTTGAAATACCTAAAAGCTGGCCGAAGCCCTATTATAATTTTGCTAAAAATAAACTGACAGCCGAAAAAATTCTATTAGGCCGTGTACTTTTTTACGACCCGATTTTATCGCGTAACAATACCGTTTCGTGCGCTAACTGCCACTCGCCATATAATGCCTTTACGCATGTAGACCATGCACTAAGCCATGGCATAGATGACAGGATTGGTACCCGCAACAGTCCCGCTTTAATGAACTTAGCCTGGCACCCATCATTTATGTGGGATGGTGCTATTAACCATTTAGATATGCAGGCACTGGCACCCATTAGCAGCCATACCGAAATGGATGAAAACTTTGTCAAAGCTGTCAATAAATTACAACAACAAAGCAAATACAAAACGCTTTTTTATAACGCCTTTGCCGATAGTATGGTTACCGGTGAAAGGACTTTAAAAGCCCTTTCACAGTTTATGCTTACCCTTGTATGTGCCAATACTAAATACGATAAAGTAATGCGCAAAGAAGACAGCTTTACTGTTCAGGAAAACAATGGCTATGTGCTGTTTAAACAACATTGCGCTGCCTGCCATACCGAACCGCTGTTTACCAATTTACAATTTGAAAATAACGGACTGCCCATTGATACTACTTTAAATGATTTAGGCCGCATGCGAATAAGTAAACTAACAAAAGATTCGTGCAAGTTTAAAGTACCTACCTTGCGCAATATTGAGTTTTCGTTCCCCTACATGCACGATGGTAGGTTTAAACGCTTACAGGAAGTATTAAACCACTACACACAAGGTATTCATCAAACGAGGACATTGGCTAAACCATTACAAAAACCTATACTGTTAAACACCAATCAAAAGGTTGATTTAATTGCATTCCTGCTTACTTTAAGCGATAAAAGTTTTTTATTCAATCCGGCATTTGCTTACCCTAAAGAGGCACTGAATAAGTAAGCAACAAAAGTTTAGTAATCCGAATATTATTAAAAATTTATAACAAGTATTCATTGTATAAAAAGTATTTTCGTAAAAGAAAAAAAACCTATGAAAAAAACTTTTACTGCACTTTCCCTTTTGTTAATTGGTAGCATGCTACAAGCACAAACCAATCCGGCTATTTTAAACTGGCTGCAAAACAATACCACTACAGGCCGTCATTATGTGGCTGGTAACTCCACTCCTATTTCAGATGCTGCGTTGGCTAACTGTCAAAGTATAAAATACTCCGCTACTTCAGTGTATGTAGCTACCAATGGTATCCCCACTTATATTACAGGCCCTTTCTTAGACAATAATCCATCACTGGCTACTGCACAAAATGCTATTTTTAAACTGCCGTTAACGCCTGTTCAAAACACAGGTACGCCAACGGCTACAACCGGTGGTAATATTGGTTTATTTATTAATGGTGTTGCTTTGTTCGATTATAGGGATGGCGTTTCGTGGAGCAATGCAAGCCAGGCGCTTAAAGGTGGCCCTTTGGGCGGAATGGGTGACGGTGTTTGGAACAGAGATGCCATTGTAGCGGAACGTGCCGGCTTTGATTGTGCCAAAGCACATCCTGCTATGGGTAATTACCATCACCACCAAAACCCAAGTGCTTTTAGCTTAGATTTAAAAGTTATTTCAACGGTTTGTAACTTATATGCAGCTGATGGTTTGTATGCCATCGACTCTACCAAACATTCTCCTTTAATAGGTTTTGCCTACGATGGTTTTCCTATTTATGGTGCTTATGCATATAAAAATGTAGACGGAACGGGTGGCATTGTAAGAATGAAAGCAAGCTATAGCTTAAGAAATATTACGACAAGAACTACTTATTCAAACGGAACAACTGTAACCGCAGGACCTGATGTAAATACAACCTATCCGCTTGGATTATTCAGGGAAGATTACCTATACAATGCGACCAGTGCCACAACACCTGATTATTTAGATGAACACAATGGCCGTTTTTGTGTAACACCCGAATACCCCAATGGTATTTACTGCTATTTTGCTACGGTTGATGAGAATTGGAATTCTGCTTATCCATACGTAGTGGGACCTACTTTTTATGGGGTAAAAGCGGCCGCAAAAGTGACAAGCATTACTGAAACAGTTACTACTTATACACCAAGCAGTACCTCCGTTAAAAATATAATTGATGCGTCAAAAATAAATGTATATCCAAACCCGGCAAGCGATGCAGTAGCTATTCAGCTAAACCATTTAACTACCAATAATATTACAGTTGAGTTATATGACTTAGCAGGAAAATTATTACAAACAAATACTTTATACCAAGGCAGCACCATTGTACATTTTGATACACGTACGCTTTACGAAGGACAATACATCATCAAAATTATAGATGGCAATAAGGTTGTAAACAAAAAAATAATACTTACTAAATAAACTTGCAACATAGGCTCCGGGTTTTGCTCGGGGCTTATGTAGTTTTAATTGGTTTGTATTTCTTACGCTTTTCTATTTTTATAGCCCCCAACACAGTAGAAAACCTTAAACAGTCCTGTTTATTTTTTGCGTATATAATGCGATACGAAAGCATTTTTCCAATCTATCCAAAGGTTGTTTTCATCTATCCTGGTAATCTTATGAACATCAGAAAACTTACGTATTGATTCTATCGTGGTAATAATCTCTTTATTCTCCGCTCTACAATAAAAACTAGAAGAATTATCTTGGCTGGTCCACGTTATTGGATTAGTAACTTCTGTTAAAATTTGTTTGCCCACAGAGTCTTTTGGTGAGGTTCCTTCATTAAAACTAAAATCAACATAACCAATGGAGCTATTATACCTGTCAAAACCACAATTATCAATACATTTCGTAAATCGAATCAATGGAACCTGACTATAAAACCAACTAAAAAAAGTATCATTGGGTGTATTGTCATAAGCTCTATACACCTCAATCCATTCCCCGTTTAAATCAGGTACATTTCTTTGTGGCTCCGCTTCGTCATTATTGGTTTGTGTGCAAGCAGTAAACCCGAAAAATATAATTAGTATGTATACACTTTTCATGTTGCTTAAAATTTAAGTGTTATGCCTGCATTTAGCCTGCTGATTTTATTGGTACTCGCTTCTGCTGTAACACCAAAGTTTTCTGAAAAATAATACCGGCCACCTAAAGTTAAGGGTAAACCAATATATAGTTTTGTTGCATCATAAGCCGCTGCTGTATTTGCATAATTATCCGGATCTGCTTCATACGACCATGCTACCATGTGAAGTCCTGCTCCCGCATAAACATCTATTTTATCGCTGCTATTTCCTAAAAAATGAACAAGTACCCGACTGCCTACCCCATAACCATCTCCGTTCCAGTTAATCTTCTCGCCTGAACCGTTTCCTTTGGTCACCTCTAACTTTGAATTGTTGTATGAAAAGGTACCACCTATACTCATCCAGCTCATAATAGCATAATCCCAAGTAAACATGATAGAGGGTGTATTGGTTCCTGAAACCTTGGTTGGCAATTGATAATTAAAATCCTCGGTCATATAATCACTACCGTAACTCAATCCTATTTGACAAGAAATAGCACTTTCTGCATGCTCATTCTGAGCAAAAGTATTTACTGCGTTTATTGCTAATAAACATACTATATAAAATATCTTTTTCATTGCTGATTACTTTTTTGCTTTTTAATGAATCAATAATTTTTGAGTAGAAACAACGCCATCCGCTATTACCTGCACCATATAAATACCTTTTGTTAATTCACCCAATGTTATATTCATTTCACTGGTATTTACAGACTCCCTTCTTATCATTTCTTTTCCTAATTTATCGGTAATTATTACCTTCATTTCATGAGCTTGTTCGCTTAGTTTTATGGTTGTTTCCAAGTTAGCCGGATTGGGGAAAATACTGGCTTTAACAGCTTCATTTATACTTGGGGTGTTTGTACCACCACCACTTGTATTATTATACCTTAGCACCACATAATTGCAACTACCAGTGCATTTGTTTCCCGCTACAATTATTTTACCATTGCTTTGTACAGCCATTGCCTCAGCCCTGTCACCATCGGCTGTAGTTACGGAAGTAGTGGTAAAGCCATTTGTACCAAAAGTATTGTCAAGTGACCCATTGCTATTTAACCGGGCAATAAAAAAATCGGTTGCAGAACTGTTTACGTATGTTGAACCTGAAACAATAATTTTTCCATTGCTTAGTGTTTTTATAGCCATCGCATAATCATTATTAGCGCCTATATTTATACTTGCTTTTCCTGCTGTTCCAAAGTCTGTATCTAAACTGCCATTGGTTTGAAGGCGCAATAATTTTAATTCAGAAGTAGTACCTGAGCCATAACTCATAACTACTTTGCCATCTGCCTGAACAGCAACAAGACATACATTTCCGCCAAAAATTGTCTCACTAATAACTAATTTACCTGTCGTATTAAAAGCTACATCAAAACTGCCATCAGCATTTAATTTTCCAATAGCGGGTTGGTTACTTGAATAACCACTGATAATAAATTTACCATCAGCCAGTATTTTTATATCGCTTAAAGTATTGAGCGATACGGGTGCAAAAGAAACACCAAGCAGTTTGCCATCTGTATCAAAGGTATTATCTAAACTGCCATCTGTATTGTATCTGGCTACTACATTGGCATTAAACATATCTGTTCCTCCTGAACCAATAATTACTATTTTTCCATCTGCCTGAATAACCACTTTACTGGCCACATCATTTGATGTGCCCTGAATATTGGTTGTTACTTTTCCATTTGTTCCAAAAGTATTATCAAGACTACCATTGGTGTTTAAGCGAATCAAAGCAATGTCGGTATGGTTGCTTATAATAGCCGAGCCAACTACTATCATTTTTCCATCTGCTTGTATAGCCATATCCAATGCATTGTCTGTTTTGGTACTAAAGTCAACAACTACAACTCCATCGGTGCCAAAAGTATTATCTAATTTTCCATCGCTATTAAGGCGCACTATACAAAAATCGGTGCCACTGGCATCGCTCTTGGAGCCCGCTGTTACAATTTTTCCATCGGTTTGTATACTTACACCCTTAGCAGCGTAATTTCCTTCAGCCAATGCAATGCCATTGGTTCCAAAAGTTTGGTCTAATAAGCCATCCTGGCTAAAGCTTAAAAAAGGCAATAATGTTCCAATAATCAGTAATAGTTTTTTCATGATGATTTTGTTTGATTTGTACGGAACAAAAATCTAACCTTATTAAAATTTGGTAAATACAGCATATGCTGTATTTTTATAGCAGCCAATGAAAAAAGTACTCGTCATTATTATTTCATTATTCAACCAGATATTGTTTGCGCAATTACAGCGCAACTATACCACCTATAATGTAGACAATGGTTTGGCTCAAAATACGGTATGGGATGCTACCCATGATTATAAAGGTTTTTTATGGATTGGAACTGCCGATGGACTGAACCGTTTTGATGGATATAAAATGCACCATTACCGCCATGAAACAAATGATAGCAATTCTATTTATGGTACTACCGGGTTTAATTTTTACGAAGACTCTTTAAACAATTTATGGGTTGGGCACGACAGGGGTTTAAGCATTTATAACCGGGTGAATAATACCTTCAATAACATTTTTAAAAACCCAAATGGAATAAGCATTATGGGGATAGATAATGATGGAATACTATGGGCAGTATCTGCTGCCAAATACATTTACGGATTTGACCTAAAAACCTTTCAATTAAAACATACCGTTTTTGCAAACCAATACTGGCATAATTCATACGGGGCTCTTATTGCAAGCGTAAAAATAGGGTCTTCCTTTTTTATTGGTTTTTCAAGAAATACTATCCTTCAATTTAAACCTCATTCTTTATCATTCCAACTCTATTCAACCCCTTTTCCAATCAATTCTACCATTCATTCATTAAGCGAAAATATGTTTTGCTCATTTTTAGGTAATAAGGCCGCTATTTTTACTGTTGTAAATGACTCTGCAATAATAAGCGTAAAGGAATATGCGAATGCAGATACGGCCTATTACCGTTTTAGTGGAGGTATTGTTTATAATCATAAATTATACGTTGGAGGCCAAGCAGGATTATTTGTATTTGATGCAAAAACCTTAAACTATGAGGAACACATTAGCTCTTTTGAATACAAACAAAATGACGCCTATCCTTATGTTCAAACAGTAAAAAAAGATGACAATGGCAATTTATATATATGCAGCAATGGAGGAGGGCTACATATTTATTCACCCTACAAAAACAAGTTTAAACATTATACAAACAACTCTCCCAAGAAAAGCTTATTCAAATCAATTACTACTACCAACGATGGGAAAATATTTGCGGGTTGTCATGCTGAAGGTTTTACTATTTTTGATTCCAATGGCTATTATGAAACATTTAAGCCTGAAGTAATGGCTCCTAATGCCACCGTTCACGGTCTGTATAAATTGTCAGAAAATGAGTTGCTACTTACGCATTTCAACAGTATTTATAAATACAATATTAAAACAAGGAGTTATAAAAGTATACCTTTTGATAAGGAGTTTTACGCTATTAACTACCCTTACTTCCAAAAAGTAGGCAATCAACTTTGGCTAAACAGAAATAACAGTGATGATGCGGCTATTTTCAATGTATTTACCGACAAAAAAATACTTAGTATTCAAAATAATAATATTAACTGCCATATTAAGTTAAATCAAAACAGTGTTTTATTGGGTACCACAAAGGGATTGCTTTTGTATAATTTAAATACAAAAAAAACTAGCCCTACAAAAGTGCGGGATTTTGTTAAGTCAATACTGATTACTACCAACAATAAAATATACGTTAGCACGATTGTTGGTTTGTATGTGTTAAACATAAATGGAGCAATTGAAGCCCATTACTCCTCCAACAATGGACTAAAAAACAATTTCATTTATGGTGCACTGGAGGATAATAATGGTAAAATTTGGTTTAGTCATAACCGAGGTATAAGCGTATTCAATCCTCAAACTGCTGCTTTTAAACATTATGGTGTAAACGATGGTTTGCAAAGCAACGAGTTTAATACAGGCGCCTATTATAAAGATGAAAAGGGGTTACTTTATTTTGGAGGTGTAAACGGAATAAATGTAATTGATCCAACCATTTTAACTGAAAACAAAAAAGTCCCTCAAATTGCCATCAATGAAATATTGTTAGGTGATATGCCTTATAAAAGTGATACGGCCTATAATGAAATTAATATTCTTACCCTTTCTTACTTAGAAAATACTTTGTCGTTTGATTTTTCTGCTTTGGAATTTAGCCAACCCGAAGACAATACTTACCAATATAAAATGGAAGGTATAGATGAAAAGTGGATTGAAAGTGGCACCAGACATTTTGCCCGTTATGCCAATTTACCTCCCGGCAATTATATATTTAAAATACTGGCTTCCAATGGCGATGGGCACTGGAACCCACAAGCCCGTGAATTGTTTATCAATATTATTCCTCCGTTTTGGCAACGAACATGGTTTTATGCACTGCTGTTTTTATTAAGTATTGCAGGTATTGGAAGCATTATACTGGTTTACATAAACCGCCAAAAAATTAAGTTAAAACGTGAGTTAGAAGTACAACATAAACTGGAACAAGAGCGCTCACGTATTTCGCGCGATTTGCACGACAATGTAGGAGCACAACTTAGTTACCTTATTACCAATGTAGAGTGGATGTTACAACACCCCGACAGAATAAACAAAGAAGAGGAGCAGCTTCGCTTACAATCATTGAGCGAAGCCGGACGTAACGCTATTCTTACCTTGCGGCAAACTATTTGGGCCATTAGCCATACTGAATTAACGGTAGAAGATTTTGCCGACAGGTTTAAGCAATTTGCATTGAAAATGATTGAATTTAATACTGGCGTACAAGTACATTTTCAAGAGCATTTTATGCATACCAAAACACTATCGCCTGCGGTAGCACTAAATATGTTTCGTATTTGCCAGGAGGCATTTAACAATTGTTTAAAACATGCCCGGTGCACCGTGATTAATATTCAATTTGATAGTAACAGCGATTTTGTATTTACTTTTACCATTAACGATAATGGAGTTGGTTT includes the following:
- a CDS encoding S1/P1 nuclease, producing MKHILLTLSLFFTTTLLLAWGPNGHRIVAQVCTDNLSKNARAEIKKILGNDYLTQIATWPDFIRSEKQWDFTKSWHYISVDSGRTVQQVLDSTEKIAGVDNVIEAIDLMKRILKNDAAATKYLQDLVDKNQASLLSNSIKATALAFLVHFIGDIHQPMHVGKTSDLGGNTISVLFFSDKTNLHSVWDGGIIEQQQLSFSEFAAFVNKDQMPNKKICEKDPVTLWATESILVRNKIYTALYAASIDKKTELPVLSYQYIHDFISPVEQRLGAAGFRAAYVMNELFK
- a CDS encoding MbnP family protein is translated as MNSLNNTAAINLLKLKYCCFIVWLISSFNSAAQQQSISIQSKLLYAKQVLKLNQWLYNSPHTDSIMLTNVQFYLSKIELLNNGKIVWQEPNSYHLLSADDSNSLRIQLSTPANIPFTSIRFHIGIDSVTNYAGAQGGDLDPTKGMYWTWQNGYINCKLEGKSTQCNTRYNEFTFHIGGYLFPDNALQTVNIPCNNTNTVDLNIDITKWFDGIDLSKQNHVMSPGQEAVLLANKLVTLFSIPQK
- a CDS encoding cytochrome c peroxidase; amino-acid sequence: MKNKVFIFIGLCLFLFAFTAKEKALFEIPKSWPKPYYNFAKNKLTAEKILLGRVLFYDPILSRNNTVSCANCHSPYNAFTHVDHALSHGIDDRIGTRNSPALMNLAWHPSFMWDGAINHLDMQALAPISSHTEMDENFVKAVNKLQQQSKYKTLFYNAFADSMVTGERTLKALSQFMLTLVCANTKYDKVMRKEDSFTVQENNGYVLFKQHCAACHTEPLFTNLQFENNGLPIDTTLNDLGRMRISKLTKDSCKFKVPTLRNIEFSFPYMHDGRFKRLQEVLNHYTQGIHQTRTLAKPLQKPILLNTNQKVDLIAFLLTLSDKSFLFNPAFAYPKEALNK
- a CDS encoding YHYH protein, translated to MKKTFTALSLLLIGSMLQAQTNPAILNWLQNNTTTGRHYVAGNSTPISDAALANCQSIKYSATSVYVATNGIPTYITGPFLDNNPSLATAQNAIFKLPLTPVQNTGTPTATTGGNIGLFINGVALFDYRDGVSWSNASQALKGGPLGGMGDGVWNRDAIVAERAGFDCAKAHPAMGNYHHHQNPSAFSLDLKVISTVCNLYAADGLYAIDSTKHSPLIGFAYDGFPIYGAYAYKNVDGTGGIVRMKASYSLRNITTRTTYSNGTTVTAGPDVNTTYPLGLFREDYLYNATSATTPDYLDEHNGRFCVTPEYPNGIYCYFATVDENWNSAYPYVVGPTFYGVKAAAKVTSITETVTTYTPSSTSVKNIIDASKINVYPNPASDAVAIQLNHLTTNNITVELYDLAGKLLQTNTLYQGSTIVHFDTRTLYEGQYIIKIIDGNKVVNKKIILTK
- a CDS encoding outer membrane beta-barrel protein, which produces MKKIFYIVCLLAINAVNTFAQNEHAESAISCQIGLSYGSDYMTEDFNYQLPTKVSGTNTPSIMFTWDYAIMSWMSIGGTFSYNNSKLEVTKGNGSGEKINWNGDGYGVGSRVLVHFLGNSSDKIDVYAGAGLHMVAWSYEADPDNYANTAAAYDATKLYIGLPLTLGGRYYFSENFGVTAEASTNKISRLNAGITLKF
- a CDS encoding T9SS type A sorting domain-containing protein is translated as MKKLLLIIGTLLPFLSFSQDGLLDQTFGTNGIALAEGNYAAKGVSIQTDGKIVTAGSKSDASGTDFCIVRLNSDGKLDNTFGTDGVVVVDFSTKTDNALDMAIQADGKMIVVGSAIISNHTDIALIRLNTNGSLDNTFGTNGKVTTNIQGTSNDVASKVVIQADGKIVIIGSGGTDMFNANVVARYNTDGSLDNTFDTDGKLLGVSFAPVSLNTLSDIKILADGKFIISGYSSNQPAIGKLNADGSFDVAFNTTGKLVISETIFGGNVCLVAVQADGKVVMSYGSGTTSELKLLRLQTNGSLDTDFGTAGKASINIGANNDYAMAIKTLSNGKIIVSGSTYVNSSATDFFIARLNSNGSLDNTFGTNGFTTTSVTTADGDRAEAMAVQSNGKIIVAGNKCTGSCNYVVLRYNNTSGGGTNTPSINEAVKASIFPNPANLETTIKLSEQAHEMKVIITDKLGKEMIRRESVNTSEMNITLGELTKGIYMVQVIADGVVSTQKLLIH
- a CDS encoding triple tyrosine motif-containing protein; the encoded protein is MKKVLVIIISLFNQILFAQLQRNYTTYNVDNGLAQNTVWDATHDYKGFLWIGTADGLNRFDGYKMHHYRHETNDSNSIYGTTGFNFYEDSLNNLWVGHDRGLSIYNRVNNTFNNIFKNPNGISIMGIDNDGILWAVSAAKYIYGFDLKTFQLKHTVFANQYWHNSYGALIASVKIGSSFFIGFSRNTILQFKPHSLSFQLYSTPFPINSTIHSLSENMFCSFLGNKAAIFTVVNDSAIISVKEYANADTAYYRFSGGIVYNHKLYVGGQAGLFVFDAKTLNYEEHISSFEYKQNDAYPYVQTVKKDDNGNLYICSNGGGLHIYSPYKNKFKHYTNNSPKKSLFKSITTTNDGKIFAGCHAEGFTIFDSNGYYETFKPEVMAPNATVHGLYKLSENELLLTHFNSIYKYNIKTRSYKSIPFDKEFYAINYPYFQKVGNQLWLNRNNSDDAAIFNVFTDKKILSIQNNNINCHIKLNQNSVLLGTTKGLLLYNLNTKKTSPTKVRDFVKSILITTNNKIYVSTIVGLYVLNINGAIEAHYSSNNGLKNNFIYGALEDNNGKIWFSHNRGISVFNPQTAAFKHYGVNDGLQSNEFNTGAYYKDEKGLLYFGGVNGINVIDPTILTENKKVPQIAINEILLGDMPYKSDTAYNEINILTLSYLENTLSFDFSALEFSQPEDNTYQYKMEGIDEKWIESGTRHFARYANLPPGNYIFKILASNGDGHWNPQARELFINIIPPFWQRTWFYALLFLLSIAGIGSIILVYINRQKIKLKRELEVQHKLEQERSRISRDLHDNVGAQLSYLITNVEWMLQHPDRINKEEEQLRLQSLSEAGRNAILTLRQTIWAISHTELTVEDFADRFKQFALKMIEFNTGVQVHFQEHFMHTKTLSPAVALNMFRICQEAFNNCLKHARCTVINIQFDSNSDFVFTFTINDNGVGFNWDEANQKGHYGLINMQARAKETEAELIIKAEKGKGTTLILQLK